The proteins below come from a single Gemmatimonadaceae bacterium genomic window:
- a CDS encoding biotin--[acetyl-CoA-carboxylase] ligase, producing the protein MRVMRGRAMHAPDDEQLQSASALGLVQLVHEREVASTMDVAHALAADGAPAGLLVVADRQHQGRGRGGNRWESRDGAGLWMTLIERPVDQRVIGVLALRLGLAIADALDPLVEDRIQLKWPNDVMTGRGKVAGILVEARWRNASVDWVAVGIGINRRVPPEIKSAAAVREGVSRARLLEAVVPRLRAAVSVQGQLSDNELAAWHARDFARGRRIAAPRAGRVVGIAADGALLVADATGAAVEAVHAGSLVFDEGA; encoded by the coding sequence ATGCGCGTGATGAGGGGGCGCGCGATGCATGCGCCCGACGACGAGCAGCTGCAGTCGGCATCGGCGTTGGGGCTGGTGCAGTTGGTGCACGAACGCGAAGTGGCATCCACCATGGACGTGGCGCACGCATTGGCCGCGGACGGGGCACCCGCCGGCCTGCTGGTGGTGGCCGACCGCCAGCATCAAGGTCGAGGTCGTGGCGGCAACCGCTGGGAGTCGCGCGATGGGGCCGGACTGTGGATGACGCTGATCGAACGACCCGTCGACCAGCGCGTCATCGGCGTGCTCGCCCTGCGCCTCGGACTGGCGATTGCCGACGCGCTGGATCCGCTGGTTGAGGACCGCATACAGCTCAAGTGGCCCAACGACGTGATGACGGGGCGCGGGAAGGTTGCGGGAATTCTGGTGGAGGCGCGGTGGCGCAACGCGTCCGTAGATTGGGTCGCCGTTGGGATCGGCATCAACCGTCGCGTCCCACCGGAGATCAAGTCCGCCGCTGCGGTTCGCGAAGGGGTCTCGCGCGCCAGGCTGTTGGAGGCCGTGGTGCCGAGGTTGCGCGCCGCGGTGTCCGTTCAGGGCCAGCTCTCAGACAACGAGCTCGCCGCCTGGCATGCGCGCGACTTCGCGCGTGGTCGCCGTATTGCTGCGCCGCGCGCCGGCCGGGTTGTCGGCATCGCGGCGGATGGGGCCCTGTTGGTGGCCGATGCCACCGGCGCTGCCGTCGAGGCCGTGCACGCCGGCTCCCTGGTGTTTGACGAGGGAGCCTGA
- a CDS encoding type III pantothenate kinase — protein sequence MLIVFDVGNTETTIGLFDGVALTNHWRIMTAVSRTADEFGLVLRGLLSAADVSIGRVTAAAIGSVVPPITDPLVRACQGIPARDTGGGGCEKRRCPFAWRSMSR from the coding sequence GTGCTGATTGTCTTCGATGTGGGCAACACCGAAACCACCATCGGCCTGTTCGATGGGGTCGCGCTGACGAATCACTGGCGCATCATGACCGCCGTGTCACGCACCGCCGATGAGTTTGGATTGGTGCTTCGCGGCCTGCTGTCGGCGGCCGATGTATCGATCGGTCGCGTGACGGCGGCGGCCATCGGCTCTGTGGTTCCACCGATCACCGACCCGCTGGTCCGCGCATGCCAAGGAATACCTGCGCGTGACACCGGTGGTGGTGGATGCGAAAAGCGGCGTTGCCCATTCGCTTGGAGGTCGATGAGCCGATGA